A region from the Metarhizium brunneum chromosome 7, complete sequence genome encodes:
- the ITP1_4 gene encoding Itaconate transport protein — MDGPEDANRGGTRASRRFTTLEGWREVQGGLLVAAGSTVAAMVPNPAYDPEWPLPEDAATDRTRQSRMYFSEKGGAWNHHGQAGLWPNGPTTYATVMKDEGAVQHGQLGVLAEGEGEDDLLEEDVNPPFHVFSRRRKWFIIVTIGVAGLFSGLSSNIYLPSLAAIAKDLQVSLGDVSLTITTYLVVQGVSPLFWGSLSDTLGRRPIYIYSFSVYIVSNIVLSLSPNFPVLLVFRGVQAAGSASTVSIGNGVIQDIATPDERGAFISFYQAIRNFSIAVGPVIGGLLANFLGFRSVFVFLLVTSSLVLATIAVFLPETLRTIAGNGSLRLSGIHQPLIRRFVKEKHALEEPDFMGPRPKVTLATFLRPLVLLGQKDILVSLVFGGTVYTVWSMVVASTTGLFKDLFQLNDLLLGLVFLPNGLGTIVGSAIAGKLMTREFVRSERIYLQRYPSATPPSKNKKDLPPNFPIEHARLRHAPWISALFIVATALYGFTVLPAAQLSIVARPGWIAVPLVLQFLIAATSNAVFAINTTLVADLCPGMGASATAINNLVRCGMGAVGVGLVDSMLGALGAAATFLGLGILTEGRPIDDLPNTFRDAISIAQRFAVRFLWIDALCIVQDSRADWEREATTMGRVYANALCNIAAASSDSPGGGLFRTRDPEELRPGLPTTLLQVLYFTEEQVFWECFVEQKCEAFPYGIPGSVSSKKRDMSNIIYSTQGHNAMSQQGCSISPQGLKTWNNLVQEYSRCEFTKTSDKLFALAGLASIFCDWSRDEYIAGLWKSNLAIQLCYSVWETKLKHPSEYRAPSWSWASLDEHIQFPGSLERATAHISILAANSRQSLTIRGHLSQATFEPKAQHLDGNVVLNINGRHVNACINPDTVDIKTQEVEMLTILTLLSYPTAERGAENPIEVECLVLEPVLTTATETYRRIGILNTYMREGLASLGVCIQKDNSGTLKDVTLSDVNLI; from the exons ATGGACGGTCCTGAGGACGCAAATAGAGGCGGCACCCGGGCATCTAGACGGTTCACGACTCTCGAGGGATGGCGCGAGGTGCAAGGCGGGCTGTTGGTGGCCGCGGGCTCgaccgtcgccgccatggtgCCGAATCCCGCCTACGACCCGGAATGGCCGCTCCCAGAGGACGCAGCGACTGATCGTACGCGGCAGTCGAGGATGTACTTCAGCGAAAAGGGCGGCGCTTGGaatcaccatggccaggcGGGATTGTGGCCCAATGGACCGACGACGTATGCGACTGTGATGAAAGACGAAGGCGCCGTGCAACATGGCCAGCTGGGAGTCTTGgcagagggcgagggcgaggacgactTGCTCGAGGAAGACGTCAACCCTCCGTTTCACGTCTTCTCCCGGCGGAGGAAGTGGTTCATCATTGTCACCATTGGAGTGGCCGGCCTGTTCTCCGGCCTGTCGTCCAACATATACTTGCCGTCGTtggccgccattgccaag GACCTGCAAGTCAGCCTCGGCGACGTCTCGCTCACCATTACCACGTATCTCGTTGTCCAGGGCGTGTCTCCCTTGTTTTGGGGTTCCCTGTCTGACACTTTGGGTCGTCGGCCCATCTACATCTACTCCTTCTCGGTGTACATTGTGTCCAACATTGTGCTTAGCCTGTCGCCCAACTTTCCCGTCCTCCTGGTCTTTCGGGGTGTGCAGGCGGCGGGAAGCGCATCAACCGTCAGCATTG GAAACGGCGTCATTCAAGACATTGCCACCCCGGACGAGCGGGGGGCGTTCATCAGTTTTTACCAAGCAA TCCGCAATTTCAGCATTGCCGTTGGGCCCGTTATTGGCGGATTGCTGGCCAACTTTCTCGGTTTCCG CTCCGTGTTTGTCTTTCTGCTCGTCACGTCGTCCCTTGTCCTGGCGACAATCGCCGTCTTTCTCCCGGAGACGCTGCGGACAATTGCTGGCAACGGCTCGCTGCGACTGTCGGGCATCCACCAACCACTTATTCGCCGCTTCGTCAAGGAGAAACACGCCCTCGAGGAACCCGACTTCATGGGGCCTCGCCCCAAAGTGACGCTTGCGACGTTTCTCAGACCCCTCGTGCTCCTTGGGCAGAAGGATATACTGGTCAGCCTGGTATTCGGGGGCACCGTGTACACCGTCTGGAGCATGGTTGTTGCCAGCACAACAGGGCTATTCAAGGACCTCTTTCAACTCAACGACCTGCTTCTCGGTCTGGTCTTCTTACCCAACG GTCTCGGCACCATTGTTGGCTCTGCCATTGCCGGCAAACTCATGACGAGGGAATTCGTGCGATCTGAGCGGATTTACCTGCAACGGTACCCCTCTGCGACGCCGCCTTCGAAAAACAAGAAGGATTTGCCGCCCAACTTCCCCATCGAGCACGCCCGGCTTCGCCACGCGCCGTGGATATCGGCCCTGTTCATCGTGGCCACGGCGCTCTACGGATTCACGGTGCTGCCGGCCGCGCAGCTCTCCATTGTTGCCCGGCCGGGGTGGATCGCCGTGCCCCTCGTGCTGCAGTTCCTGATTGCCGCCACGTCGaatgccgtctttgccatcaaCACGACCTTGGTGGCGGACCTGTGTCCGGGCATGGGCGCGAGCGCCACGGCAATTAACAACCTGGTGCGCTGTGGGATGGGCGCCGTGGGCGTCGGGCTGGTCGATTCGATGCTGGGTGCTCTCGGGGCCGCTGCTACattcttgggcttgggtaTTCTCACG GAAGGAAGACCCATTGACGACCTTCCCAACACGTTCCGCGACGCTATTTCGATTGCGCAAAGATTTGCCGTCAGATTTCTCTGGATTGATGCGCTCTGCATCGTTCAAGATTCTAGAGCAGATTGGGAACGTGAGGCGACTACCATGGGACGTGTCTACGCCAACGCATTATGCAACATCGCTGCCGCCTCATCAGATAGCCCAGGCGGAGGTCTTTTTCGAACTAGAGACCCGGAAGAGCTTCGACCGGGTCTT CCGACAACTCTTCTCCA AGTTCTCTACTTCACGGAGGAGCAAGTCTTCTGGGAATGTTTCGTCGAGCAAAAGTGCGAGGCTTTTCCGTATGGAATCCCTGGTAGTGTTTCATCTAAAAAGCGCGACATGTCAAACATTATCTACTCTACACAAGGCCATAACGCGATGAGCCAGCAAGGTTGCTCTATTTCACCGCAAGGACTAAAAACGTGGAATAATCTGGTGCAAGAGTACTCGCGATGCGAGTTTACCAAGACGAGTGACAAGTTGTTTGCTCTCGCTGGATTAGCCAGTATATTCTGTGACTGGTCCAGAGATGAATACATCGCCGGACTCTGGAAATCAAATCTCGCGATACAGCTGTGCTATTCGGTGTGGGAGACTAAGCTCAAGCATCCATCAGAGTATCGTGCGCCATCGTGGAGCTGGGCTTCGCTGGACGAACACATACAGTTTCCCGGCTCACTAGAGAGGGCAACAGCGCACATATCTATACTTGCCGCCAACTCACGGCAAAGTTTGACAATTCGCGGACACCTCTCTCAAGCGACATTTGAACCAAAAGCGCAGCACTTAGATGGGAATGTCGTCCTAAACATCAACGGCCGGCACGTCAACGCATGTATTAACCCAGATACTGTGGATATTAAAACCCAAGAAGTGGAGATGCTGACTATTTTAACTCTACTGTCGTACCCAACAGCAGAGCGAGGCGCCGAGAACCCTATAGAGGTAGAATGTCTTGTCCTGGAACCGGTTCTAACTACTGCAACGGAAACCTATCGGCGGATTGGGATCTTGAACACATACATGAGAGAGGGCTTGGCATCGCTTGGTGTTTGTATCCAAAAAGATAATTCTGGAACGTTAAAGGATGTCACCCTTTCTGATGTCAATCTTATATAA